One region of Pseudomonas alvandae genomic DNA includes:
- a CDS encoding LysR family transcriptional regulator yields MDRFQEMQVFVAVAQDSGFSAAARRLGLSAASVTRAVAALEQRIGTPLLVRTTRNVYLSEAGQRFLDDCRRILGDLQEAEDSAAGSHAQPRGQLTITAPVLFGQLFVTPVLVDYLGRFSEVCVNALLLDRTVSMVEEGIDVAVRIGELPDSSLHAVRVGEVRRVVCGSPGFFARHGRPEHPQDLERMPVVSSSAIGQVRNWTFVEAGQPLSVRPAPRLVVTANQAAIGAACQGLGMTRVLSYQVASCIAAGELEIVLADFELPPLPIHVVYQGGRNAPARVRSFVDFMVNALREHPAL; encoded by the coding sequence ATGGACAGGTTCCAGGAGATGCAGGTGTTTGTCGCCGTGGCCCAGGATTCTGGATTTTCGGCCGCCGCGCGACGCTTGGGCCTGTCGGCCGCCAGCGTGACGCGGGCAGTGGCGGCGCTGGAACAACGCATCGGTACGCCGCTGCTGGTGCGGACCACGCGCAACGTCTACCTGAGCGAAGCCGGCCAACGCTTTCTCGATGACTGTCGGCGGATCCTCGGCGATCTGCAGGAAGCCGAGGACTCGGCGGCCGGCAGTCACGCCCAGCCTCGGGGACAACTGACCATCACCGCGCCGGTGCTGTTCGGGCAATTGTTCGTCACGCCAGTACTGGTGGATTACCTGGGGCGTTTTTCCGAGGTTTGCGTCAACGCCTTGCTGCTGGATCGCACCGTCAGCATGGTGGAAGAGGGCATCGACGTTGCCGTGCGCATCGGTGAGTTGCCCGATAGCAGCCTGCACGCCGTCCGTGTCGGCGAGGTGCGGCGGGTGGTGTGTGGCTCCCCCGGGTTCTTCGCCCGCCATGGCCGGCCTGAACACCCGCAGGACCTGGAGCGGATGCCCGTGGTGTCGTCCTCGGCCATTGGCCAGGTCAGGAACTGGACCTTTGTCGAGGCGGGCCAGCCGCTCTCGGTCCGGCCTGCGCCTCGGCTGGTGGTGACGGCCAACCAGGCTGCCATCGGCGCGGCGTGCCAGGGGTTGGGGATGACGCGGGTCCTGTCCTATCAGGTGGCGAGCTGCATTGCCGCCGGCGAGTTGGAAATCGTCCTGGCCGACTTCGAGCTGCCGCCCCTGCCGATCCATGTGGTGTACCAGGGCGGGCGCAATGCGCCGGCGCGGGTTCGCAGTTTTGTGGACTTCATGGTGAATGCGCTGCGGGAACACCCGGCCCTGTAG
- a CDS encoding protease modulator HflK codes for MQVDLEVEDAQVAEWPRFQQAAFQGRRLKRMAVALGGLAGFGLVLAFFIGVFSPQSVWPALLVGQTAGLWVLVAGLQSAWWVTQWRRTTLQPAVDISPISREPVDNLGAYERLLERISTRWNGLLKQIGAPVLWLAGWALLILLSLEQVWNLALPAASLGMAASIGAVVSLSLAFGLLVFERHLAQQPAIEWPEARPLAQLTRVAIIVLVLGAFCLLFARDTSVWSARLAVLIGVLPGLVAVELLLRAVLALFSPRRETLEPTLLGRSVLADLLRWPPQPLLALQHELHNRFGIDLRQIWAFSYMRRAFWPVVAVVSLVGWLLTGVHEVPLQARGIYERFGEPAQVFGPGLHVGLPWPWGRVLSVENGVVHELATSVSNARVPAEAEPAEGPAPAMANRLWDASHVNDKSQVIASQRADQQSFQIVNMDVRFVYRIGLTDAAALAATYNSTDVPSLIRSTASRILVHEFASRTLDGLLGADRVSLAEEIGKAVQADLQSLDSGVEILATVVEAIHPPAGAANAYHGVQAAQIGAQALIARERGAAAEQTNQAQLQASNARDQAEASAREINATAQAANLRFEAERKAYATAGHAFVLEQYLGQLSQGLGKANLLILDHRLGDGGSPPTIDLRTFILPTDPVSPRNPVQPGAAH; via the coding sequence ATGCAAGTCGATCTTGAGGTTGAAGACGCACAGGTGGCCGAATGGCCGCGCTTCCAGCAGGCCGCCTTCCAAGGGCGCCGCTTGAAGCGGATGGCGGTTGCGTTGGGCGGTCTGGCGGGTTTCGGACTGGTGCTGGCGTTTTTCATCGGCGTGTTCTCACCACAATCGGTGTGGCCGGCCTTGTTGGTCGGTCAAACCGCCGGCCTGTGGGTACTGGTGGCGGGCCTGCAATCGGCGTGGTGGGTGACGCAGTGGCGCCGCACGACGTTGCAGCCGGCTGTGGATATCTCGCCTATATCCCGCGAGCCTGTAGATAACCTGGGCGCTTACGAGCGACTGCTTGAGCGAATCAGCACGCGGTGGAACGGTTTGTTGAAGCAAATCGGGGCGCCTGTCTTATGGCTTGCCGGATGGGCGCTGCTGATCTTGCTGAGTCTGGAGCAAGTCTGGAACCTGGCTTTACCGGCGGCTTCCCTCGGTATGGCGGCCAGTATTGGCGCGGTGGTGTCGTTGTCACTGGCGTTTGGCTTGTTGGTGTTTGAGCGGCACTTGGCGCAACAACCCGCGATCGAATGGCCAGAAGCACGGCCGCTGGCGCAACTGACGCGAGTGGCGATCATCGTCCTCGTGCTTGGCGCCTTCTGCCTGCTCTTTGCCAGGGACACGTCGGTCTGGTCGGCGCGCCTTGCGGTGTTGATCGGCGTATTGCCGGGGCTGGTGGCGGTGGAATTGTTGCTTCGTGCAGTGCTGGCGTTGTTCAGCCCACGGCGCGAGACGTTGGAGCCAACACTGTTGGGGCGAAGTGTGCTCGCCGACCTGCTGCGCTGGCCACCGCAGCCGCTATTGGCCCTGCAGCATGAGTTGCACAATCGCTTTGGCATCGACCTGCGCCAGATCTGGGCGTTCAGCTACATGCGCCGGGCGTTCTGGCCGGTAGTGGCGGTGGTGTCGCTGGTGGGTTGGTTGCTGACGGGCGTGCACGAAGTACCGCTGCAAGCGCGCGGCATTTATGAGCGCTTCGGCGAACCGGCGCAGGTGTTCGGCCCGGGTCTGCACGTCGGATTGCCTTGGCCGTGGGGCAGGGTGCTGAGCGTCGAGAACGGCGTCGTGCATGAGCTGGCAACCAGCGTCAGCAACGCTCGCGTCCCGGCCGAGGCTGAACCGGCGGAAGGACCGGCTCCGGCCATGGCCAATCGGTTATGGGACGCCAGTCACGTCAACGACAAGTCCCAGGTGATTGCCAGCCAACGGGCCGATCAACAGAGCTTCCAGATCGTCAACATGGACGTGCGTTTCGTCTACCGCATAGGCCTGACGGATGCAGCGGCGTTGGCGGCGACTTACAACAGCACGGATGTGCCTTCGCTGATCCGCAGCACCGCCAGCCGCATCCTGGTCCACGAATTTGCGTCGCGCACATTGGACGGATTGTTGGGTGCCGATCGGGTCAGCCTGGCCGAGGAAATCGGCAAGGCCGTGCAGGCTGACTTGCAGTCACTCGACAGTGGCGTGGAAATCCTGGCAACCGTGGTCGAGGCGATTCATCCCCCGGCTGGCGCGGCCAATGCCTACCACGGCGTACAAGCTGCGCAGATCGGTGCCCAGGCACTGATCGCCCGGGAGCGTGGCGCCGCTGCGGAGCAAACCAACCAGGCGCAACTGCAGGCCAGCAATGCACGCGACCAGGCCGAGGCTTCGGCCCGGGAAATCAACGCCACCGCGCAGGCCGCGAACTTGCGCTTTGAAGCCGAACGCAAAGCCTACGCGACAGCCGGCCATGCCTTTGTGCTCGAGCAATACCTCGGGCAACTGAGCCAAGGGCTGGGCAAGGCGAACCTGCTAATCCTCGACCACCGCCTCGGCGACGGCGGCAGCCCGCCTACCATCGATCTGCGAACTTTCATCTTGCCGACAGACCCCGTATCGCCACGTAACCCTGTCCAGCCAGGAGCTGCCCATTGA
- a CDS encoding aspartate-semialdehyde dehydrogenase, with the protein MKKVAVVGCTGAVGMTMLQLLEDTDYEVVCMASERSAGKRLKAGSTEHLIEPFSVEGCASCDIVFLCVSGAFALEYGERLAENSYVIDNSSAFRYHPNIPLLVPPINGQRYKGEKLIANPNCSSAIALMVLGPLHDAYELESAIISTYQAASGAGQPAMLELREKAKAFSDYGDQDGSENFAHNLAFNVIPQVDSFEDNGYTREEMKVVWELRKVLDEPELAISTTAVRVPTLRSHAESLSLRFRKPVQSLAQVRELLAAAPGVEVVDEPKQGVYPMPMTSTYKHAVEVGRIRYNLIYGDHGLDLFISGDQLLRGAALNAFEIMQLVND; encoded by the coding sequence ATGAAGAAAGTCGCCGTGGTGGGTTGCACCGGTGCAGTGGGCATGACCATGCTGCAATTGCTTGAAGATACCGACTACGAGGTGGTCTGCATGGCCTCTGAACGTTCGGCCGGCAAGCGCTTGAAGGCTGGTAGCACCGAGCACCTGATCGAGCCTTTTTCGGTCGAAGGCTGCGCCTCGTGCGATATCGTCTTCCTGTGTGTTTCCGGGGCGTTTGCCCTGGAATATGGTGAGCGACTGGCTGAAAATTCCTACGTTATCGATAACTCCTCGGCTTTTCGCTATCACCCGAATATCCCGCTGCTTGTACCGCCGATCAACGGTCAACGCTACAAGGGCGAAAAACTGATTGCCAATCCCAACTGTTCTTCGGCCATCGCACTCATGGTGCTGGGACCGCTGCACGACGCATACGAGCTTGAAAGCGCGATCATTTCCACTTACCAGGCCGCCAGCGGTGCGGGCCAACCGGCCATGCTGGAGCTGCGTGAAAAGGCCAAGGCGTTCAGCGACTATGGCGATCAGGACGGCAGCGAAAACTTCGCCCACAACCTGGCGTTCAACGTGATCCCTCAAGTCGATTCGTTTGAAGACAACGGTTATACCCGCGAAGAGATGAAAGTGGTCTGGGAACTGCGCAAGGTCCTGGACGAGCCGGAGCTGGCCATCAGCACGACGGCGGTTCGGGTACCGACCCTGCGTTCCCACGCCGAGAGCCTGAGCCTGCGCTTCAGGAAGCCGGTGCAATCACTGGCCCAGGTGCGTGAACTCCTGGCGGCTGCGCCAGGTGTCGAGGTGGTGGATGAACCCAAGCAAGGCGTTTATCCGATGCCCATGACCTCGACCTATAAGCACGCCGTGGAAGTAGGACGGATTCGCTACAATCTGATCTACGGCGATCACGGGCTGGATCTGTTTATCAGCGGCGACCAGTTGCTGCGAGGCGCGGCACTGAACGCGTTCGAAATCATGCAATTGGTCAATGACTGA
- a CDS encoding DUF3142 domain-containing protein produces MTFIHRLSLALAALFLSGCDQPAPTVLDQQLYVWQRQWTPAHEGALRQSRGDFSSLRVLALQAFPGAGWSRARIDAALLKADGRPLIAVIRLDGQLKSLDQDDVIAQIQQLLGDWQAQGLAPVGIEIDHDAGNARLPAYRTFLARLRQTLPATLQLSITALPAWLSSPELPELLKTVDSSVLQVHAVSDPRQGLFDAEQARRWAERWGEVTARPFYLALPAYGVALLTQESGAPMVESEVPIDRGGERRELLADPQQVAGLVMKLRAEPPRHLSGLIWFRLPLVGDRRAWSLVTLGAVARGESLESRLVVQMEERDGLYDIRLVNQGNLDLPWPQRLTLAVSACDGVDALAGYTLQQTPGLLTFTRIQEGRLAAGAQRAIGWARCTKIDQGGFNVYP; encoded by the coding sequence ATGACTTTTATCCACAGGCTCTCGCTGGCGCTGGCCGCGTTGTTTTTGAGCGGCTGTGACCAGCCCGCGCCAACCGTCCTCGATCAACAACTCTATGTCTGGCAACGCCAATGGACACCGGCCCATGAAGGCGCGTTGCGGCAGAGCCGTGGCGATTTTTCCAGCTTGCGGGTGCTGGCGTTGCAGGCGTTTCCCGGCGCCGGCTGGAGTCGCGCGCGTATCGATGCGGCGTTGCTCAAGGCTGACGGTCGACCGCTCATTGCGGTGATTCGCCTGGACGGCCAGCTCAAATCCCTCGACCAGGACGATGTGATCGCGCAGATCCAGCAATTGTTGGGCGATTGGCAAGCCCAGGGCCTGGCGCCGGTGGGGATTGAAATCGACCACGACGCCGGCAACGCACGGCTGCCAGCCTATCGGACCTTCCTCGCCCGACTCCGGCAAACCTTGCCGGCAACCTTGCAATTGAGCATCACGGCGTTGCCGGCCTGGCTCAGCAGCCCCGAACTGCCCGAACTGCTGAAAACCGTGGACAGCAGCGTCCTGCAGGTGCATGCGGTCAGCGACCCGCGCCAAGGCTTGTTCGACGCTGAACAGGCCAGGCGCTGGGCCGAGCGCTGGGGCGAGGTCACTGCGCGGCCGTTCTACCTGGCGCTGCCAGCCTACGGTGTGGCGCTGCTGACCCAGGAAAGCGGTGCGCCGATGGTGGAGAGTGAAGTGCCCATCGACCGGGGCGGCGAGCGTCGGGAGTTGCTGGCCGATCCGCAGCAAGTGGCCGGGCTTGTGATGAAGCTCCGCGCCGAACCGCCCAGGCATTTGAGCGGGTTGATCTGGTTTCGCCTGCCGCTGGTGGGGGACCGACGCGCCTGGAGCCTGGTCACCCTTGGTGCGGTGGCCCGTGGCGAAAGCCTGGAAAGCCGCCTGGTTGTGCAAATGGAAGAGCGGGACGGCCTCTACGATATCCGCCTGGTCAACCAGGGCAACCTCGACCTGCCTTGGCCCCAGCGCCTGACCCTGGCGGTGAGCGCGTGTGACGGGGTCGATGCCCTGGCCGGTTATACGTTGCAACAAACCCCCGGACTGCTTACCTTCACCCGCATTCAGGAAGGCCGCTTGGCTGCCGGTGCCCAGCGGGCGATCGGCTGGGCGCGCTGTACGAAAATTGACCAAGGAGGATTCAATGTCTACCCGTAA
- a CDS encoding glutathione S-transferase family protein encodes MNPIKLYHFPLSGHAHRVQLMLSLLELPVEIIFVDLAKGAHKQPEFLAINSFGQVPVLDDNGVVLADSNAILVYLASKYGHGHWLPTDPVGAARVQRWLSVAAGPLHAGPATARLITVFGASHNAEDVIARSHTLLKVIDQELSNSTYLAGDAPTIADISGYTYIAHAPEGNVSLQDYANVRAWLARIEALPGFVGMPRTAVGLQKDA; translated from the coding sequence ATGAACCCAATCAAGCTCTATCACTTCCCACTGTCCGGCCACGCACACCGTGTCCAATTGATGCTTTCGCTGCTCGAACTGCCGGTCGAGATTATTTTCGTCGACTTGGCCAAGGGGGCGCACAAACAGCCGGAATTCCTCGCGATCAACTCGTTCGGCCAGGTGCCGGTCCTGGACGATAACGGCGTGGTGCTGGCGGATTCCAACGCCATCCTGGTGTACCTGGCAAGCAAATACGGCCACGGTCACTGGCTGCCGACGGACCCGGTCGGCGCCGCTCGCGTCCAGCGCTGGTTGTCGGTCGCCGCCGGTCCTTTGCATGCCGGTCCGGCCACGGCGCGCTTGATCACGGTATTCGGTGCGTCGCACAACGCCGAGGATGTGATTGCCCGGTCCCATACTCTGCTCAAAGTCATCGACCAGGAATTGAGCAACAGCACCTATCTGGCGGGTGACGCGCCGACCATTGCCGACATCTCGGGCTACACCTATATCGCCCATGCGCCCGAGGGCAATGTTTCGCTGCAGGACTACGCCAACGTACGTGCATGGCTGGCGCGAATCGAGGCCTTGCCAGGGTTCGTGGGCATGCCACGTACCGCGGTGGGCTTGCAGAAAGACGCTTGA
- the lpdA gene encoding dihydrolipoyl dehydrogenase, translated as MSNYDVIILGGGPGGYNAAIRAGQLGLKAACVEGRATLGGTCLNVGCMPSKALLHASELYEAAKGSEFAHLGINVSPTLDLAQMMKQKNESVAGLTKGIEFLFRKNKVDWIKGWGHIDGPGKVTVTGEDGTQVELSAKDIIIATGSEPTPLPGVDIDNRRILDSTGALSLGEVPRHLVVIGAGVIGLELGSVWRRLGAQVTVVEYLDRICPGADGETAKTLQRALAKQGIEFKLSTKVTRAESSQKDVQLQVEPASGGEAQTLDADYVLVAIGRRPYTQGLGLENVRLETDKRGMLANQRHRTEAPGVWVIGDVTSGPMLAHKAEDEAMACLEQIVGKAGQVNYDLIPSVIYTRPELASVGRTEEQLKAEGRAYKVGKFPFTANSRAKINHETEGFAKVLADEHTDEILGVHLVGPSVSEMIGEYCVAMEFGASAEDIALICHPHPTRSEALRQAAMNVEGMATQI; from the coding sequence ATGAGCAATTACGACGTGATCATTCTGGGCGGTGGACCCGGCGGCTATAACGCAGCCATTCGAGCCGGACAACTTGGGTTGAAAGCCGCCTGCGTCGAAGGCCGCGCCACCCTGGGCGGCACCTGCCTGAACGTCGGCTGCATGCCCTCCAAGGCGCTGCTTCACGCGTCTGAACTCTACGAAGCGGCCAAAGGCTCGGAATTCGCCCACCTAGGCATCAACGTCAGCCCTACCCTCGACCTCGCGCAGATGATGAAGCAGAAGAACGAAAGCGTCGCGGGCCTGACCAAGGGCATCGAGTTTCTGTTTCGCAAGAACAAGGTCGACTGGATAAAGGGCTGGGGCCATATCGATGGGCCCGGCAAAGTGACCGTCACCGGCGAAGACGGCACCCAGGTTGAACTGAGCGCCAAGGACATCATCATCGCCACCGGCTCGGAACCGACGCCACTGCCCGGCGTGGACATCGATAACCGGCGCATCCTGGACTCCACCGGCGCGCTGTCCTTGGGCGAAGTGCCCCGGCATCTGGTGGTGATTGGCGCAGGCGTCATCGGCCTTGAGCTGGGTTCAGTCTGGCGACGCCTGGGGGCCCAAGTGACCGTGGTGGAATACCTTGATCGCATCTGCCCGGGGGCGGATGGCGAGACCGCCAAGACCCTGCAACGGGCCTTGGCCAAACAGGGGATCGAGTTCAAGTTGAGCACCAAGGTCACCCGCGCGGAGTCTTCCCAAAAGGATGTGCAATTGCAGGTCGAACCGGCGTCAGGCGGCGAGGCACAGACCCTGGATGCCGACTACGTGCTGGTCGCCATCGGTCGTCGGCCTTACACCCAAGGGCTGGGCCTGGAAAACGTCAGGCTGGAGACGGATAAACGCGGCATGCTCGCCAACCAGCGCCACCGCACCGAAGCCCCTGGCGTTTGGGTCATCGGGGACGTGACTTCCGGGCCGATGCTGGCCCACAAGGCCGAGGATGAGGCCATGGCCTGCCTCGAACAGATCGTCGGCAAGGCCGGTCAGGTCAATTACGACCTGATCCCTAGCGTCATCTACACCCGTCCGGAACTGGCCAGCGTCGGCAGGACCGAAGAGCAGCTCAAGGCCGAAGGCCGAGCCTACAAGGTCGGGAAATTCCCGTTCACGGCCAACAGCCGGGCGAAGATCAACCATGAGACCGAGGGGTTCGCCAAGGTCCTGGCCGATGAACACACCGACGAAATTCTCGGCGTGCACCTGGTCGGGCCGAGTGTCAGCGAGATGATCGGCGAGTACTGCGTGGCCATGGAATTCGGTGCTTCGGCCGAAGACATCGCGCTGATCTGCCACCCCCACCCCACTCGCTCGGAGGCGTTGCGCCAGGCGGCGATGAACGTAGAGGGGATGGCGACGCAGATTTAG
- a CDS encoding LTA synthase family protein, which produces MNVFYRALTHPLASLLALAGCVLFVPMGLRLVLGWSDLLGYLSDFAIGSLLIVLLHRRPGWLALPVLLAWTTLMLASSELVSAVGRMPTPSDIQYLTDPQFVENSTSGGFAHPWLAAFQLVALALWLAVHWINRSRRAPGLPRHAWALPAALLLVHGTVQTWRPSEADQWNLFNLPHQLMTAGLAAGQAHIQEWVAGDTEEPLPPMEGLTRLDLEGKKLLAAPGRARNVLIIALEGIPGAYLETNRQALKSSYQENLMPRLSAWAERGMNTPDYVLHSHQTIRGLYAMLCGDYDKLDNGTPKGVEMLNQSQRNQACLPAQLRQNGFSTHFLQGAGLRFMAKDRIMPHIGFDTTLGMEWFTRPAYLEFPWGKDDKTFFEGALDYVGHLQQADKPWMLTLLTVGTHQPYSAPEDYLERYDTAKQAAVGYLDDALDSFLVGLERQGILDNTLVIITSDESHGIDDVRLASSWGFNLMLAPEPLPRLKQGVHGHVDLTASVLDYFGFKVPTSLSGRSMFRDYATGREIMSFTNGKLRYHDGKGTFTECDFQQHCLDYRSEGFIADSATYLGQYSGQRARQVSARATALDQTLFTTPLNQHYQFGSAEKIPLPAQVSNDWTDNLIGAQYLEMPKGTRTRVSLSIRAVDANHAAYISLKAKEFEQDVPMDFPTDVAVTTDQPLVMDIHFDNPQPRKAFSFHLLGHGTGAIEISDFSVVTELPEQLDQPEYLDDLQDDSEPQSS; this is translated from the coding sequence GTGAATGTTTTTTATCGAGCGCTGACTCATCCACTCGCGAGCCTTCTCGCGCTGGCCGGATGCGTGCTCTTCGTCCCGATGGGGCTGCGCCTGGTTCTTGGCTGGTCCGACCTGCTGGGCTATCTGTCCGACTTCGCCATCGGCAGCTTATTGATCGTGTTGCTGCATCGACGCCCCGGGTGGCTGGCGTTACCGGTATTGCTCGCCTGGACCACGCTGATGTTGGCCAGCAGCGAACTGGTCAGTGCGGTCGGACGGATGCCAACGCCGTCGGACATCCAGTATCTGACCGACCCGCAATTTGTCGAGAACTCCACCAGCGGCGGCTTCGCTCATCCCTGGCTCGCCGCCTTCCAGCTGGTCGCCTTGGCGCTCTGGCTGGCGGTCCACTGGATCAATCGGAGCCGCCGGGCGCCCGGCTTGCCGCGCCACGCCTGGGCGCTGCCGGCGGCGCTTTTGCTGGTTCACGGCACGGTGCAAACCTGGCGGCCCAGCGAAGCGGACCAGTGGAACCTGTTCAACCTGCCCCACCAGCTAATGACGGCAGGCCTCGCCGCCGGCCAGGCGCACATTCAAGAGTGGGTCGCCGGGGATACCGAGGAACCGCTTCCCCCCATGGAAGGGCTGACCCGACTGGATCTCGAAGGGAAAAAGCTGCTCGCCGCGCCGGGCCGCGCGCGCAACGTCCTGATCATCGCCCTGGAAGGCATTCCCGGCGCCTACCTGGAAACCAATCGCCAGGCTTTGAAAAGCAGTTATCAGGAAAACCTCATGCCGCGCCTCAGCGCCTGGGCCGAGCGCGGAATGAACACACCCGACTACGTGTTGCACAGCCACCAGACCATTCGTGGCCTGTACGCCATGTTGTGCGGCGACTACGACAAGCTCGACAATGGCACGCCCAAGGGCGTCGAAATGCTCAACCAGAGCCAGCGCAACCAGGCCTGCTTGCCTGCCCAATTGCGCCAGAACGGATTCTCGACCCACTTCCTGCAAGGCGCCGGCCTGCGGTTCATGGCCAAGGACCGGATCATGCCGCACATCGGCTTCGACACGACCCTGGGCATGGAGTGGTTCACCCGACCCGCCTATCTGGAGTTTCCCTGGGGCAAGGATGACAAGACTTTCTTCGAAGGCGCGCTGGATTACGTCGGGCACCTGCAACAGGCGGATAAACCCTGGATGCTCACACTGCTGACAGTGGGCACACACCAACCCTATTCAGCGCCAGAGGATTACCTGGAGCGCTACGACACCGCCAAGCAGGCCGCCGTGGGTTACCTGGACGATGCGCTGGACAGCTTCCTCGTCGGCCTGGAACGCCAGGGCATCCTGGACAATACCCTGGTGATCATCACTTCGGATGAATCCCACGGCATCGACGATGTGCGCCTGGCCTCGTCCTGGGGCTTCAACCTCATGTTGGCGCCCGAGCCATTGCCGCGCCTCAAGCAAGGGGTTCATGGCCATGTCGACCTGACGGCTTCGGTACTCGACTACTTCGGTTTCAAAGTGCCGACTTCGCTGTCCGGTCGCTCGATGTTCAGGGACTATGCGACGGGCCGGGAAATCATGTCGTTCACCAACGGCAAGCTGCGCTACCACGATGGCAAGGGCACCTTCACCGAATGCGATTTCCAGCAACATTGCCTCGACTACAGGAGCGAAGGCTTCATCGCCGACAGCGCCACCTACCTGGGGCAATACAGCGGCCAACGCGCAAGACAAGTCAGTGCCCGAGCCACGGCACTGGACCAGACGTTGTTCACCACGCCCTTGAACCAACACTACCAATTCGGTAGCGCGGAAAAGATCCCGTTGCCGGCCCAGGTGTCCAACGACTGGACCGACAATCTGATCGGCGCCCAGTACCTGGAAATGCCCAAGGGCACCCGCACGCGCGTCAGCTTGAGCATCCGCGCCGTGGACGCGAACCACGCCGCGTACATATCCCTCAAGGCCAAGGAGTTCGAACAGGACGTGCCGATGGATTTTCCCACCGACGTCGCGGTGACCACCGATCAGCCGCTGGTGATGGATATCCATTTCGATAACCCGCAGCCGCGCAAGGCGTTCTCCTTCCACTTGCTCGGCCACGGGACGGGCGCCATCGAGATCAGCGACTTCAGTGTCGTGACTGAACTGCCGGAACAGCTGGACCAACCGGAATACCTGGACGATTTGCAGGACGACAGCGAGCCTCAGTCCAGCTGA
- the hflC gene encoding protease modulator HflC has translation MSQSSSHGHHDHTDHAHAGHHHGHHHGHHHPHHGDPQPAGPFPWRRMGWAALLVAFAIAAASLVQVRSGEATVITRFGNPARVLLQPGLGWRWPAPFEAAIPVDLRLRTTSSGLQDVGTRDGLRIIIQAYVTWQVQGDPDNVQRFMRAVQNQPDEAARQIRTFVGSALETTAASFDLANLVNTDAANVRIADFETQLRQQIEQQLLKTYGVRVLQVGIERLTLPSVTLSATVDRMRAERETIATERTAIGKREAAQIRSAAERDARVLQADATVKAAAIEAQSRVEAAEIYGKAYAGSPQLYNLLRSLDTLGTIVSPSSKLILRTDAAPFRVLVDGPPTEERKDGKRP, from the coding sequence TTGAGCCAGTCTTCTTCACACGGCCATCACGACCATACCGATCATGCCCATGCCGGCCATCATCACGGCCACCACCACGGGCATCATCACCCTCATCATGGCGATCCGCAGCCCGCCGGGCCATTTCCTTGGCGGCGGATGGGTTGGGCGGCGCTGCTGGTGGCGTTTGCCATCGCGGCGGCGAGCCTGGTGCAAGTGCGCTCGGGCGAGGCCACGGTCATTACGCGTTTCGGCAACCCCGCGCGGGTGTTGCTGCAACCGGGCCTGGGCTGGCGCTGGCCGGCACCGTTCGAGGCAGCGATCCCGGTGGATTTACGGCTGCGTACCACCTCCAGCGGCTTGCAGGATGTGGGCACGCGGGACGGTCTTCGGATCATCATCCAGGCCTATGTGACGTGGCAGGTACAGGGCGACCCGGACAATGTGCAGCGGTTCATGCGTGCGGTGCAGAATCAGCCGGATGAAGCCGCGCGGCAGATACGTACGTTTGTCGGCTCGGCCCTGGAAACCACGGCTGCCAGTTTTGATTTGGCGAACCTGGTCAATACCGATGCGGCCAACGTCCGCATAGCCGATTTCGAAACCCAACTGCGCCAGCAGATCGAGCAGCAACTCCTCAAGACCTACGGCGTACGGGTGTTGCAGGTTGGCATCGAACGCCTGACCTTGCCCTCGGTGACACTCAGCGCGACGGTGGACCGTATGCGCGCCGAGCGTGAGACCATCGCTACGGAGCGCACGGCCATCGGCAAGCGCGAAGCGGCGCAGATTCGCTCGGCGGCTGAACGTGACGCGAGGGTCCTGCAGGCCGATGCCACGGTCAAGGCCGCAGCCATCGAAGCGCAATCGCGAGTGGAAGCTGCCGAAATCTACGGCAAGGCCTACGCGGGTTCTCCGCAGCTATACAACCTGCTGCGCTCATTGGACACCTTGGGCACGATCGTCAGCCCGAGTAGCAAGTTGATCCTGCGCACCGACGCGGCGCCATTCCGCGTCCTGGTGGACGGTCCTCCCACCGAGGAACGTAAAGACGGTAAGCGCCCATGA